Within the Echinicola sp. 20G genome, the region AAATTAGAATTCTTCGCCATCCCAATGGAATAAATAGAGGAGTTTCCGCAAGTAGAAACTTGGGGATAAGGAATGCTTCCTATGAGTATATTTCTTTTTTAGATTCTGATGATTTATATCATTCTGACAGATTTACTTATGATGAAGAAGTATTTGGAGAAAACCGCGATGCAAAAGTTGTATATTCTTTAGCGAAAATCAAATATGAAAATGGAAATGAAGGGAATTTTGGAACTAATGAAAATCTTATAAGAGCCAACTCTGATTCTTTTTATGAATATGTTTTAGAGAACGATATCAGTATCGGTCATATCAGTTCAGTTACCTTTAGAAAAACTATATTAGATTCAATGCCAAAATGCTTTGACAATAGATTATCACTTCATGAAGATACCGAATTATGGCATCGTATTTCAAGGAAATACCAATTTTATCCAGGGAAATTATCAAGTGCAGTTTCTACATATTATTCTCATTCTGATAACACTATAAAAAAGAGGTCAAGGAAATCTGGATTTATATTTATTGTTGTTTTAATTGATAATATAGGACTAAACAATCTTAAGAATATCGAGAAAAAATACATTATTTACCATATAGGTAGAGCTATTTCTAATCCAATTAGACCACATTTATTAAGGAAACTGGTATTTCATGGATTCCAATTTTTAGTATATCCCATAAATACATGGTTTATTTCTATGTTTTATAACTGGGGGATGAAGCAT harbors:
- a CDS encoding glycosyltransferase family 2 protein gives rise to the protein MFKVSVIIPVYNRKEFIGRTILSVLRLKQVGEILIIDDGSTDGSLEICKKIKHREEKIRILRHPNGINRGVSASRNLGIRNASYEYISFLDSDDLYHSDRFTYDEEVFGENRDAKVVYSLAKIKYENGNEGNFGTNENLIRANSDSFYEYVLENDISIGHISSVTFRKTILDSMPKCFDNRLSLHEDTELWHRISRKYQFYPGKLSSAVSTYYSHSDNTIKKRSRKSGFIFIVVLIDNIGLNNLKNIEKKYIIYHIGRAISNPIRPHLLRKLVFHGFQFLVYPINTWFISMFYNWGMKHYRLK